The genomic segment TCGACGGAAGCCGGTCTGAAATATTTCGTTCTCGGCGCTCTGTCGTCGGGCATGCTGCTCTACGGCATGTCGCTGGTTTATGGCTTCACCGGCAACACCGGCTTTACCGAAATTGCAGCCGTTCTTTCGTCTGAGACGCGTTCGCTGGGCCTCGTTTTCGGTCTGGTCTTCGTGCTCGCCGGTTTGGCCTTCAAAATTTCCGCCGTTCCGTTCCACATGTGGACGCCGGATGTTTACGAAGGTGCACCAACCACAGTTACGGCATTCCTGGCCGCAGCTCCGAAGGTCGGCGCCATGGCCATCTTCGTTCGTATCGTCGTCGATGCGTTCCAGCCGGTCTTTGCCGATTGGCAGCAGATCGTGGTCTTCATCTCGATTGCCTCCATGCTGCTCGGTGCCTTCGCGGCCATCGGTCAGCGCAACATCAAGCGTCTGATGGCCTATTCGTCCATCAGCCACATGGGCTATGCACTTGTCGGTCTTGCCGCAGGTAGCCAGTCCGGCGTTGCGGGCGTGCTGCTTTACATGGCCGTCTACATGGGCATGACACTTGGTACCTTCGCCTGCATTCTCGCCATGCGTCGCAAGGATGTCGGCAATGTCGAAGACGTGGATGATCTTGCCGGTCTGGCCTCCACCAATCCTTTCATGGCCATCGTCATGACGATCATGATGTTCTCGCTGGCAGGCATTCCGCCACTGGCTGGCTTCTTCGGCAAGTATTACGTCTTCCTGGCTGCCATCGAAGCACATCTCTACCCGCTCGCCGTCATCGGCGTGATCGCTTCTGTCGTCGGCGCCTACTACTACCTGCGCATCGTCAAGGTCATGTGGTTCGATGAAGCCAAGGGTGGCTTCGAAAAGGCCGCTGGTGAACTTCGCATCGTTTACGCGCTGTCCGGCCTCTTCGTTCTCGGCTTCATCCTCTTCGGCGGTGTGCTGGGTAATGCGGTCACCGTCGCAGCAAAGACGTTCTTTTGAGCGATACGCGCATGAAAACGGGCCGGGTGTCAGTGGATGACTTCCGGCACGAAGCCTTGGCCGAGACGACATCGACCAATGTGGAATGCTTCGCCCGCGCACGGGCAGGCGATGGCGGCAATCTCTGGGTGACAGCCAACAGGCAGAGCGGTGGCCGTGGCCGCCGCGGCAGGCCTTGGGTGTCTGAGCCCGGCAATCTCTATGCCTCTCTTCTTCTGATCGATCCCGCATCCATGGAGCATATCGGCTCCCTGCCGCTGGCCTTTGCGCTGGCGGTTTATCGCGCTGTGGGGGCTTTGCTACCCGCCGGTGGCGCGCCGCTCGAAATCAAATGGCCGAACGATATTCTCATTGGACGCAAGAAGACTTGCGGTATTCTGATGGAAGCCGAAACTTTGCCCGATGGGCGCGCCGCGCTCGTCATTGGCATCGGCATCAACATCGCCCATATGCCCGACAATCCGGCTTACCCGGTGACACGTCTTGGCGAACACGGCGCAGCCTGCGGCCCCTACGAGCTTTTCGCTCACCTGTTTCGCGAAGTAGCTCATATTCTTCAGATGTGGAATCGCGGGCAGGGTGTTGCCGACGTCATGCGGCTGTGGCGCGCGGCGGCCTGCGGCATTGGCGAGCCGATCACCGTCAATTTGCCGGATCGTTCTATCCATGGGCGTTTTGCCGGAATTGATGATAAGGGTTTCCTGTTGCTGGAAGAAGATGGTGGTCCCACCCGCGCCATTGCCGCTGGCGACGTATTTTTCGGTTGAACTGCACGGTGCGTCAGCGCCGAGGTTCGACATCGTGATCTGGAGCATTCCTGCTGCTCGGTAAATGCAGGACGCCCGCTCGGCCCCGCATCGGCCGTACCGCCGCGTTTGATGAAAACGATGCTTTTCGCCTCACTCGCATGCGTCGTTAGACGTGGCGGGGCGAGGCATGATTGGACAAAAACAGTAATGACAACAAAAGACGAATTCGTATTCCTGCCTCTCGGTGGCGTTGGTGAAATCGGCATGAACCTGGCGCTCTATGGCTACGGCCCGGCGACCAAGCGTCAGTGGATCATGGTCGATTGCGGCGTGACCTTCGCGGGCCTCGATCTGCCTGGTATCGATCTCGTACTGCCGGATATCAGCTTCATTGAAGCGCAGCGCGGAAATCTCAAAGCCATCATCATCACCCACGCGCATGAAGACCATTACGGCGCGCTGAACGATCTGTGGCCAAGCCTCAAGGTTCCGGTCTATGCGTCCGGCTTTACCGCCGGCATGCTGGAAGCCAAGCGCAATTACGAAGGCACCCGCGCCGAAATCCCGATCACGCCATTCAAGGCGGGTGACCGCATCAATGTCGGCCCGTTCGAGATAGAGGCGATCGGCGTCAACCACTCGATCCCTGAACCCATGTCGCTCGTCATCCGCACTCCGCTCGGCAATGCCGTGCATACGGGCGACTGGAAGATCGACCACGCGCCATCGCTCGGACCCTTCACCGATGAAGCACGCTTCCGCGCTGTCGGTGAAGAGGGCGTGCTGGCGATGATGTGCGATAGCACCAATGCGCTTCGCGACGGCGTTTCGCCATCCGAAGAACAGGTGTCGGAAGGTCTGCGTCAGATCATCGAAAATGCCGAGGGACGCGTGGCGATCACCACCTTCTCGTCCAATGTCGGGCGTATCAGGTCCATCGCCCAGGCAGCCGAACGTGCAGGCCGCGAAGTGCTGTTGCTCGGCTCCTCGCTCAAGCGCGTCGTCAATGTCTCCCAGGATCTCGGCATCATGGAAGGCATCAAGCCGTTTCTGGCCGAAGACGAATTCGGCTACATTCCCCGCAACAAGGTCGTCGTCATCCTCACCGGCTCGCAGGGCGAATCGCGCGCAGCACTTGCAAAGCTCTCGCGTGATGAGATGCGCAACGTGGCGCTGGCGTCCGGTGATACCGTCGTCTTCTCGTCGCGCGCTATTCCGGGCAATGAAAAGGCCATTCAGGATATCAAGAACGGCCTGATCGAGCAGGGCGTTCACATCGTCACGGATAATGAGGCGCTGGTTCACGTCTCCGGCCATCCACGCCGCAACGAACTTTTGCAGATGTATGAGTGGGTGAAGCCACAAATTCTGGTGCCCGTGCACGGCGAAGCCGCGCATCTGGTGGCGCAGAAGGAATTGGCCGAAGAGGCCGGCATCGGGCAGGTTCCCAAGGTTCGCAACGGCAATATTCTGCGCCTGGCGCCAGGGCCTGCCGAGGTGATCGATGACGCGCCGCATGGCCGTATCTTCAAGGATGGCCGTCTGCTGGGCGATTTCGAGGAAATGGGCATAGGCGACCGCCGCAAGCTGTCCTTTGCGGGTCATGTCTCGATCAATGTTCTGCTCGACAGCCGTTTCGATTTTCAGGGCGATCCTGACGTCGTTGCCTTCGGCCTGCCGGAGTTCGATGACGAAGGCGAGGCAATGGAAGACACGCTCTATGACGCCGTGCTGGGTGCCGTCGAAAGCATTCCGCGTGCGCGCCGCAAGGATTTGAACATCGTTCGGGAGTCCATCCGCCGCGCTGTGCGCGCCACGGCCAATCAGGTCTGGGGCAAGAAGCCGATCGTGACTGTCTTCGTCACCAAGGTGTAAGCTGTCTCGGGAGGAGGGCGTTATGCTGGGTCGTATCAACCATATCGCGATTGCCGTGCCGGATCTGGCCGCGGCAGTCGCCACATACCGCGATACGCTGGGTGCCGCTGTTTCCCAGCCTCAGGCTTTGCCGGAACACGGCGTGACTGTCGTTTTCGTGGAACTTCCGAATACCAAGGTGGAACTGCTGGCGCCGCTGGGCGAAAACTCTCCCATTGCGGCCTTCCTCGAAAAGAACCCGTCCGGCGGCATGCACCACATCTGTTATGAGGTCACTGACATCATCGCCGCGCGTGATCGCCTCAAGGCCGATGGCGCGCGCGTGCTGGGCGAGGGGAAACCGAAGATCGGTGCGCATGGCAAACCGGTTCTGTTTCTCCACCCAAAAGATTTCTGTGGGACTTTGATTGAGCTTGAACAGGCGTGATGTAACACGGGCTTGATAGGCTATTTGGTTTCCCTCATTCCTGTGACGAGCAAAGGTGTGAGGAAGAGGCGCTTAAACGGGAGATTAGTGCATGCAGTGGCTTTCGACATTCGCCGTTTTTTTCATCGTCTGGTGGACGGTCCTGTTCATCGTGTTGCCGATTGGTCTTCGCACGCAGTCAGAGGATGGCGATGTAGCACTCGGAACCGTGGCCAGCGCACCGACCCGTTTCAAAGGTGGTCAGATCGTGCTGATGACGACGGTCATTTCCCTTGCTATTTGCGGCCTCTGGTACGTTGGCACTTGGTATTTTGGCTTCAGCATGGACGACCTGCCACGCATTATCCCCGTTTACGACTGATTTCCGTCATCCGGCTGTCATGAAGAGGCGGCATACCAGCGGAACTGCCAATCGTTGCTTATTGACAGACGCAGTTTCGCCTTAATGTATTTCGATAATTTTAGTGTCATTCAAAAAAGCCAAAAAAAAACAAGGCTTTTCAGCCTTGTTTTTTAGTTTCGCGTGATCTGTAACCGTTGCCGGGGCAGCGAATGAACGCGCCTAAGATCTCATCCTCCCAAGACTGACCGCGAAATCGGCATGAATTTAAACTTCCTGCCTGTTTTGTGAGCTGAAACTAGCCCATTGGTTCAGCATTGTCATCAGATTTTTTGCATTTTTGTTACAGTCGGCAAAAAATTCCTCTTGATGCGATATGTCGCACTATGTGGGCAAAATTATTCCTCCTGTAACCGTTCAGGGGCGAATGTAGTCTCATAAAATTGTCGCAAAACAGCCATGAAGGTAAATGGTCCTACGAAGATTGAGGGGTAAAAGCGTATTTTAGCTACCGCGATTACGCGGTGAAATGGAATCGCTGGAATGGCGCGTTACGCACAGGGCAGCGGGTTTCCTTCTGTTGAGGAAACCGCTATGTACGGCGCAATTATCCCGTTATTCCGGCGATTCCCAGATCAATCATGGGCTTCGTCACAAGATGGAAATGACTATGCGCCTTAGCCGTTACTTTTTGCCCATCCTCAAGGAAAATCCCAAGGAAGCGGAAATCGTCTCGCACCGCCTTATGCTGCGTGCAGGCATGGTCCGTCAGCAGAGCCAAGGCATTTACTCCTGGCTGCCGCTGGGCAAGCGCGTCTTGGACAAGGTCAACAAGATCGTCCGCGAAGAGCAGGACCGTTCCGGTGCCATCGAGCTTCTGATGCCGACGCTCCAGAGCGCGGACCTGTGGCAGGAAAGCGGTCGCTACGAAGACTACGGCAAGGAAATGCTGCGCATCAAGGACCGTCAGGACCGTGCGATGCTCTATGGACCGACCAATGAAGAGATGATCACCGACATCTTCCGGTCCTATGTGAAGTCCTACAAGACCCTGCCGCTGAACCTTTACCACATTCAGCTCAAGTTCCGTGACGAGGTTCGCCCCCGTTTCGGCACCATGCGCTCGCGCGAATTCCTGATGAAGGATGCCTATTCCTTCGATCTGACCAAGGAAGACGCGATCCACTCCTATAACAAGATGTTCACTGCTTACCTGCGCACCTTCTCGCGCCTCGGTCTGCGTGCCATTCCCATGCGCGCCGATACCGGCCCAATCGGTGGCAACCACAGCCATGAATTCATCATTCTGGCCGACACCGGCGAATCCGAAGTGTTCTGCCACAAGAGCTTCCTCGATCGCGGCATTCCATCAGACGATACCAACTTCGATGACGTCGATGGTCTCCAGGGCATCTTCAATGAGTGGACGACAGATTACGCCGCCACCTCCGAAATGCATGACGAAGCCGCTTTCAATGCAATCCCCGAAGGCGAACGCCTTTCGGCCCGCGGTATCGAAGTCGGTCACATCTTCTATTTCGGCACGAAATATTCCGAGCCAATGGGCGCGAAAGTTCAGGGTCCCGATGGCAAAGAACACCTTGTCCACATGGGTTCCTATGGCATTGGCCCCACACGCCTTGTTCCCGCCATCATTGAAGCATCGCATGACGAGAACGGAATCATCTGGCCAGAATCGGTTGCTCCTTTCGATGTCGTCATTATCAACATGAAGGCTGGCGATGCTGCCTGTGATGCCGCTTGCGAAAAGCTGTATTACTCGCTGAGCAATGCGGGCAAGGATGTTCTCTACGACGACACGGACGACCGCGCAGGCCAGAAATTCGCGACGGCGGACCTTATCGGTGTGCCGATGCAGATCATCGTCGGCCCGCGTAGCGTTGCTGCCGGTGAGGTCGAGGTCAAGAATCGCAAGACAGGCGCACGCGAAACCGTGACCATCGAAGCGGCAATGAACAGAGTGCTTGGCTGAAGAGCCGATAGGGAGACGACATGGCAAAAGCCGAGGCTGATAACGGTGCAGGCCCCTCCGTAAAGGACAAAGCCGCCCGACCATTTTCGGCCTTCGAGCGCATGGTGGCGTGGCGCTACCTGCGCTCGCGCCGCAAGGAAGCGTTCATTTCCGTCATCGCGGGGTTTTCCTTCGTTGGCATCATGCTGGGCGTCGCGACGCTGATCATTGTTATGGCGGTCATGAACGGTTTCCGCACGGAGCTGATTTCCCGCATTCTCGGCATCAATGGCCATATGATCGTCCAGCCCATCGACTCGCCGTTGAAGGACTATGACGATCTCGCCAAGAAATTTGCCGCCGTTCCCGGCGTTACTATGGCGCTGCCGCTGGTCGAGGGGCAGACGCTGGCCTCTGGTCGCGGCGGTGCGGGCAGTGGTGCGCTTGTGCGCGGCGTGCGCTCCGAAGACATCGAAAAGATCAAGGAAGTCTCCGGCAATATCAAGGTTGGCGATCTCGTCGGCTATATGTCGGGGCAGGGCGTTCTCGTCGGTTCGCGCCTTGCGTCTCAGCTCGGTGTGACCGCTGGCGACCAGATTACGCTGATATCACCGGAAGGTGACGTGACGCCGATGGGCGTCAACCCGCGCGTCAAATCCTATACGATCTCGGGCGTCTTCGAGATCGGTATGTCGGAATATGACGCGTCGATGATCTATATGCCGCTGTCAGAAGCGCAGCTTTATTTCAATGCCGAAGGCATCGTTCAATCCATTGAGCTCTTCGTCACCCACCCTGACAATGTCGATGGCATCAGGCCGTTGGTCGAGACGGCAGCTGGGCGACAGATTTATATCACCGACTGGCGACAACGAAACCAGACCTTCTTCTCCGCCCTTCAGGTGGAGCGCAACGTCATGTTTATGATCCTGACGCTGATCGTGCTGGTAGCCGCGCTCAACATCATTTCCGGCCTCATCATGCTGGTGAAGGACAAGGGCAGCGATATCGCCATTCTGCGCACCA from the Agrobacterium vaccinii genome contains:
- the nuoN gene encoding NADH-quinone oxidoreductase subunit NuoN, giving the protein MTAEILFASLRIATPELILAVGALVLLMIGVFSGDKSTNTVTGLAVALLVVVGLWIIFAPATGVAFGGVYVADAFGNFMKVLALIGAIVAMIMSVGHSRVEPIGRFEFPVLLVLATLGILLMISANNLISLYMALELQSLALYVICAINRESLRSTEAGLKYFVLGALSSGMLLYGMSLVYGFTGNTGFTEIAAVLSSETRSLGLVFGLVFVLAGLAFKISAVPFHMWTPDVYEGAPTTVTAFLAAAPKVGAMAIFVRIVVDAFQPVFADWQQIVVFISIASMLLGAFAAIGQRNIKRLMAYSSISHMGYALVGLAAGSQSGVAGVLLYMAVYMGMTLGTFACILAMRRKDVGNVEDVDDLAGLASTNPFMAIVMTIMMFSLAGIPPLAGFFGKYYVFLAAIEAHLYPLAVIGVIASVVGAYYYLRIVKVMWFDEAKGGFEKAAGELRIVYALSGLFVLGFILFGGVLGNAVTVAAKTFF
- a CDS encoding biotin--[acetyl-CoA-carboxylase] ligase, with protein sequence MKTGRVSVDDFRHEALAETTSTNVECFARARAGDGGNLWVTANRQSGGRGRRGRPWVSEPGNLYASLLLIDPASMEHIGSLPLAFALAVYRAVGALLPAGGAPLEIKWPNDILIGRKKTCGILMEAETLPDGRAALVIGIGINIAHMPDNPAYPVTRLGEHGAACGPYELFAHLFREVAHILQMWNRGQGVADVMRLWRAAACGIGEPITVNLPDRSIHGRFAGIDDKGFLLLEEDGGPTRAIAAGDVFFG
- a CDS encoding ribonuclease J; its protein translation is MTTKDEFVFLPLGGVGEIGMNLALYGYGPATKRQWIMVDCGVTFAGLDLPGIDLVLPDISFIEAQRGNLKAIIITHAHEDHYGALNDLWPSLKVPVYASGFTAGMLEAKRNYEGTRAEIPITPFKAGDRINVGPFEIEAIGVNHSIPEPMSLVIRTPLGNAVHTGDWKIDHAPSLGPFTDEARFRAVGEEGVLAMMCDSTNALRDGVSPSEEQVSEGLRQIIENAEGRVAITTFSSNVGRIRSIAQAAERAGREVLLLGSSLKRVVNVSQDLGIMEGIKPFLAEDEFGYIPRNKVVVILTGSQGESRAALAKLSRDEMRNVALASGDTVVFSSRAIPGNEKAIQDIKNGLIEQGVHIVTDNEALVHVSGHPRRNELLQMYEWVKPQILVPVHGEAAHLVAQKELAEEAGIGQVPKVRNGNILRLAPGPAEVIDDAPHGRIFKDGRLLGDFEEMGIGDRRKLSFAGHVSINVLLDSRFDFQGDPDVVAFGLPEFDDEGEAMEDTLYDAVLGAVESIPRARRKDLNIVRESIRRAVRATANQVWGKKPIVTVFVTKV
- the mce gene encoding methylmalonyl-CoA epimerase; translated protein: MLGRINHIAIAVPDLAAAVATYRDTLGAAVSQPQALPEHGVTVVFVELPNTKVELLAPLGENSPIAAFLEKNPSGGMHHICYEVTDIIAARDRLKADGARVLGEGKPKIGAHGKPVLFLHPKDFCGTLIELEQA
- a CDS encoding DUF1467 family protein gives rise to the protein MQWLSTFAVFFIVWWTVLFIVLPIGLRTQSEDGDVALGTVASAPTRFKGGQIVLMTTVISLAICGLWYVGTWYFGFSMDDLPRIIPVYD
- the proS gene encoding proline--tRNA ligase; its protein translation is MRLSRYFLPILKENPKEAEIVSHRLMLRAGMVRQQSQGIYSWLPLGKRVLDKVNKIVREEQDRSGAIELLMPTLQSADLWQESGRYEDYGKEMLRIKDRQDRAMLYGPTNEEMITDIFRSYVKSYKTLPLNLYHIQLKFRDEVRPRFGTMRSREFLMKDAYSFDLTKEDAIHSYNKMFTAYLRTFSRLGLRAIPMRADTGPIGGNHSHEFIILADTGESEVFCHKSFLDRGIPSDDTNFDDVDGLQGIFNEWTTDYAATSEMHDEAAFNAIPEGERLSARGIEVGHIFYFGTKYSEPMGAKVQGPDGKEHLVHMGSYGIGPTRLVPAIIEASHDENGIIWPESVAPFDVVIINMKAGDAACDAACEKLYYSLSNAGKDVLYDDTDDRAGQKFATADLIGVPMQIIVGPRSVAAGEVEVKNRKTGARETVTIEAAMNRVLG
- a CDS encoding lipoprotein-releasing ABC transporter permease subunit, translating into MAKAEADNGAGPSVKDKAARPFSAFERMVAWRYLRSRRKEAFISVIAGFSFVGIMLGVATLIIVMAVMNGFRTELISRILGINGHMIVQPIDSPLKDYDDLAKKFAAVPGVTMALPLVEGQTLASGRGGAGSGALVRGVRSEDIEKIKEVSGNIKVGDLVGYMSGQGVLVGSRLASQLGVTAGDQITLISPEGDVTPMGVNPRVKSYTISGVFEIGMSEYDASMIYMPLSEAQLYFNAEGIVQSIELFVTHPDNVDGIRPLVETAAGRQIYITDWRQRNQTFFSALQVERNVMFMILTLIVLVAALNIISGLIMLVKDKGSDIAILRTMGASSGSIMRIFFMTGAAIGIVGTFAGVGLGVLVCLNVESIRQFFSWISGTVLFDPQLYFLSQLPAEMQLSETMTVVIMALGLSFLATIFPAWRASKLDPVQALRYE